The Chiloscyllium plagiosum isolate BGI_BamShark_2017 chromosome 6, ASM401019v2, whole genome shotgun sequence sequence TTTCCTCCAGTCCAATTTCTGTAGTATAGACAGAGTGCGTAATGTCTCCTCCACTAATTGTCTTTTTGGCTAAAGGAATATTGTTCTTATTTTCCAAGCCATTACCTTTACGCGCCAGCTTGCTGCGATACGTCTGCCCACCTAGCACATAAAGAATCGGATCAAGGCAACTATTTGCACTTGCGAGGGGCCTAGTCAGCTTGTAGGCTAGATTAATCGCATCCAATGTGCTGCAGCTCACATGAAGACTTCTTGAGGAATAGTAAATGGAACGTGTGATGTGGAAAGGTAAGAAACACAAGACAAAAACAGTGAGTACAGTAATAATCATCTTGATTGATTTTTTCCTGGATCTGGCATATTCAGGGCGTATACCTTCAGGATGAAGGAGTTTCTTAGCTGTAATTCCATAACAGATCATGACCACTATGAAAGGACCACAAAACAGCAACACCAACTGAATAGCACTGTAAATCACAAACTGATTGAAATGGATTTGGTTTGCAGTGTCATAGCAAATGGTAGTGTTACCAATACCTTCTGTGTCAACAAATACAAATATTGGTGTCTGGAATACTATCACGATTCCCCAAACAACAATACATACTATTCGTGTATATCGCAGGTTTGACCATCTCAATGACTGCATTGGAAAGCAGATCCCTAGGAATCTATAAATGCTCATACAAGTGAGGAAGAGAATACTGCAATACAGGTTGGTATAAAAGAGGAATCGAACAATTTTACACAAAGCTGCCCCAAAAGGCCAGTCATTGTGTTTCGCATAATAGTAGATTAGCAGAGGCAATGATATCGCATACATAGTGTCTGAGAGAGCTAGGTTGAACATGTAGGTGGTTGTAATGTTCCAAGGTCTCATTCGAAACACAAAAACCCATATCGCAAGAACATTGAGAACAAGTCCTACCACAAATACTATCccataagaaacaggaagcagaatgtATTTAAAGTCCTCGTTAAAAGTACAATTGTGTGGATACCCCTCAAATCTTCCAGTCACGTTCATGATTGGAGAACTTCGTTTGAACTTATTGGTTTAAGCAGCACTGGTCCAACTTCGCTTCTGATCCTTTCCAGAGTGCCTGGTCAATACAgataattttgtttaaaataataatttcaacCATTTAATTAGCACATAATCTGTTATGATGTTGCTTTTTATGGATTGACAATAAGGATAATCAGCACAATGAAACTTCAATCCTGGACTAGAACAACATGGAATCTAATCCCATGTATTGGCTTCTCCTTATGAGCTGCACCATTAGAGAAAACAGCAAACTAATGCTAGGTAGACCTTTGAAGGAAGGACAAGTCAGCTCTTAACACCCTTAAACAGCGACTCATCTATGGTAGTAAGTAGGCTCACCTCTCTGTTTTCTTTGAGTAGGGTGCAATGTTCAGGACAGGAGGGAACTGACAGAAATGCTGAGAAGAAAGCACAATATACTGTACTTGTGAAAATGGATCCATAACATATCATTCAAAGGGAGGAAGGTAgcatgggagggagggtggggtgggaggacTCCCTCACCTTTATGTTGCACTTTTAATGATTTcaagacatgccagagaactTTAAGCCAATGCGGCATTTTTGAAATGTAGCCACTGTGGTATTATAGGAAATACAGCAactaatttatgcacagcaaggtgCCTCAAGCAGCCATGCAATAATGATCAGATCAACTGTTTCAGTAGTGTTGGTTGAAGGACATATTTTGGAAAGAGTTTTGGGAGATTTCCTCTGCTGTTCTCCAAAATATAACAAGTGGTCTTTTACATCCGCCTCAGAGGGCAGAGGGGACTTGATTTAATATTTGACCAAAACCTAAACTATACCTCTAGCCGCACCCTATAGGAGTGTCAGACTAGACTTTGTGTTCTAGACTTTGATGGGACTTAGTATCTGGTAATTAACCTTTATTACACCTCTGTCAGTGCAACATTCAGTCAGCATTGTAATGGAGTTTAGATTTTCTGCTCAAGTCTTTGTTTGGAGTTAGTAACTGGTAATTATCACCTCTAACAGTATTGCAATATATAAAAGCAGTGAAGCTCAGTGACAAATATTTGCTGAATTACAAGCTAAGCATTTTACTGTTTAATGTGCTTGCAGGTTTGAAATATTTGCAAAGGTAAACGAAACTCAATGGTCATCACACTACCTGCAACTCTTCTCTGGGACAAAAGTTTTCCATGTCAATGTTTTCAATCTTCACTAAACTGAATCATAAAGGAACCCTGACATGATGGCCTTACATTTTAACAATTTCAAATCCAAATGTACATACAACAGAATACCTAATGTCCACTGCCAATCATTCCTTCAGATAGTCATGACGAATATGACCTGAACAATAAAATAGTGAGAgagacatttttttaaatattcaactAGAATGAGACAAAGAGATCAGTATTTAAAAGTCACATTGCATGACAGTTCATTTGTAGCAATATCTATAGCTtttattattaataaataaaatcttCAGAACCGACTGGTACAGGCTGGAATAGCTCTAATGTCCAGTATTATTTTGATGTTTACAGAGGTGTTCTAAATATGGATTTCATTTAAGATTTGAAATTAGTTGTAACATTTAATGGAACCACTCTGACAAACATGTTATATCGACTTGTAAAGCAGTTCTGTTTATGCTATCTAGGAGGAGTGATGGTCAAAGGGAAACACAGCCGTTACACCA is a genomic window containing:
- the LOC122550842 gene encoding P2Y purinoceptor 2-like — encoded protein: MNVTGRFEGYPHNCTFNEDFKYILLPVSYGIVFVVGLVLNVLAIWVFVFRMRPWNITTTYMFNLALSDTMYAISLPLLIYYYAKHNDWPFGAALCKIVRFLFYTNLYCSILFLTCMSIYRFLGICFPMQSLRWSNLRYTRIVCIVVWGIVIVFQTPIFVFVDTEGIGNTTICYDTANQIHFNQFVIYSAIQLVLLFCGPFIVVMICYGITAKKLLHPEGIRPEYARSRKKSIKMIITVLTVFVLCFLPFHITRSIYYSSRSLHVSCSTLDAINLAYKLTRPLASANSCLDPILYVLGGQTYRSKLARKGNGLENKNNIPLAKKTISGGDITHSVYTTEIGLEEIKQTAAGNSEGI